The Herbaspirillum sp. RTI4 genome has a segment encoding these proteins:
- the xdhC gene encoding xanthine dehydrogenase accessory protein XdhC codes for MNNWLSALRQWHAAGTTAVLVTVANTQGSTPRKAGARMVFSAGDQCDTIGGGHLEWRAAQIARRMLEDALEAESDAPAARRRLERIALGPSLGQCCGGAVTLAFERMDARDAADSRMLDTLHRHEQQGVDLWRKVSIDDPSAPPTLEADSLAMPGAYTASDTHIAQDAQGNRWLYDHCRAQRPQVVLFGAGHVGTALVRVLSTLPCSVLWVDERTDLFPADLPPHVMIEATDTPNAVVDLAEPGAYFVVMTHSHALDQQLTERILRRSDMGWFGLIGSLSKRRQFEHRLRERGFDDVAVNRMTCPIGIAGINGKEPASIALSVAAQLLQLWERQALHQHSPDIHRLLTQ; via the coding sequence ATGAACAACTGGCTTAGCGCACTGAGGCAATGGCACGCGGCGGGAACTACGGCGGTGTTGGTGACGGTGGCCAACACGCAAGGCTCCACCCCGCGCAAGGCAGGCGCACGCATGGTGTTTAGTGCGGGAGATCAGTGCGACACCATAGGCGGCGGTCATCTTGAATGGCGCGCCGCGCAGATTGCTCGCAGGATGTTGGAAGATGCGCTGGAAGCCGAGTCGGACGCTCCCGCCGCCCGCCGTCGTCTGGAACGCATCGCGCTCGGCCCCAGTCTGGGGCAATGCTGCGGCGGCGCGGTGACGCTGGCCTTCGAGCGCATGGACGCAAGGGATGCGGCGGACAGCCGCATGCTGGATACGCTCCACCGCCACGAACAGCAAGGTGTCGATCTGTGGCGCAAAGTATCCATCGACGACCCTTCCGCCCCCCCCACACTAGAAGCCGACTCCTTGGCTATGCCGGGGGCGTATACCGCAAGTGACACGCATATCGCGCAAGATGCCCAGGGGAACCGCTGGCTGTACGACCACTGCCGGGCGCAAAGGCCGCAAGTCGTGCTGTTCGGCGCAGGACATGTCGGAACGGCACTGGTGCGTGTGCTTTCCACGCTTCCCTGCAGCGTATTGTGGGTCGATGAGCGCACCGACCTCTTCCCTGCCGACTTGCCGCCGCACGTTATGATCGAAGCGACCGACACGCCGAACGCCGTTGTCGATCTGGCCGAACCCGGCGCTTATTTTGTGGTGATGACGCACAGCCACGCACTGGACCAGCAATTGACCGAGCGTATTTTGCGGCGTAGCGATATGGGCTGGTTCGGGCTGATAGGCTCGCTGAGCAAGCGCCGTCAGTTCGAGCACCGTTTGCGCGAGCGCGGATTCGACGATGTAGCCGTCAATCGCATGACTTGTCCGATTGGTATCGCCGGCATCAACGGCAAGGAGCCTGCCAGCATTGCCCTGTCCGTTGCGGCGCAACTGTTGCAATTATGGGAACGGCAGGCCTTGCATCAACATAGCCCGGACATTCACCGGCTTCTCACACAGTAG
- the xdhA gene encoding xanthine dehydrogenase small subunit produces the protein MSEPIRFYHRGAIQEVAASSSTPITRTVLQYLREDLHCTGTKEGCAEGDCGACMVVVGELHGDHLSLTTINSCIQFLPTLDGKALLTVEDVKQADGALHPVQQAMVECHGSQCGFCTPGFVMSLWALYLEQENAALPPSARQIDDALSGNLCRCTGYRPIIDAAHRMGALPPAPFDREQLIAALRGLQRQEPLSVTEGGRTFHAPRTLEQLTTLRSTLPNARILAGSTDVGLWVTKQLRELGDLIYIGQVAALQTLSEQDGWIDIGAGVSLEKAYAALHAHYPEALSELWQRFASLPVRNAGTLGGNLANGSPIGDSMPWLIALGAHIVLHGSRGPRSMPLEDFYLAYQKSALQADEFVRAVRIPLPRKGVALRIYKLAKRFDQDISAVCAAFACTLENGKVVDARLAYGGMAATPKRAALAEAALQGKLWNEENVRAAMAAMAQDFAPLSDMRASAAYRLKTAQNLLYRYWLETRADAPLPPSSLRAFAVAADRLKVAP, from the coding sequence ATGTCCGAACCGATTCGTTTTTATCATCGCGGTGCCATTCAAGAAGTGGCTGCCTCATCGTCGACTCCGATCACCCGCACTGTCTTGCAATACCTGCGCGAAGACCTGCACTGCACCGGCACCAAAGAAGGCTGCGCCGAAGGCGATTGCGGCGCGTGCATGGTCGTGGTCGGCGAATTGCACGGCGACCACCTCAGCCTCACTACCATCAACTCCTGCATCCAGTTCCTGCCCACGCTGGACGGCAAGGCGCTGTTGACGGTGGAAGATGTGAAGCAAGCCGACGGCGCATTGCACCCGGTGCAACAGGCCATGGTCGAATGCCACGGTTCGCAATGCGGATTCTGCACCCCCGGTTTCGTCATGTCCTTGTGGGCCTTGTATCTGGAACAGGAAAACGCCGCTCTGCCGCCCAGCGCCAGACAGATCGATGACGCCCTGTCCGGCAACCTGTGCCGCTGCACCGGCTACCGCCCCATTATCGACGCCGCGCACCGCATGGGTGCATTGCCGCCGGCTCCATTCGACCGCGAACAACTCATCGCCGCCCTGCGCGGCCTGCAACGGCAAGAACCGCTCAGCGTGACAGAAGGCGGCCGGACTTTCCACGCCCCGCGCACGCTGGAACAACTCACCACGCTGCGCAGCACACTACCAAACGCACGCATTCTGGCCGGCTCCACCGATGTCGGTCTGTGGGTGACGAAACAATTGCGCGAACTCGGCGACCTCATTTACATCGGCCAGGTCGCGGCATTGCAAACCCTTTCAGAGCAAGACGGCTGGATCGACATCGGTGCCGGCGTCTCGCTGGAAAAAGCCTATGCCGCGCTGCATGCCCACTATCCGGAAGCCCTGTCCGAACTGTGGCAACGCTTCGCCTCGCTGCCTGTACGCAATGCCGGCACCTTAGGCGGCAACCTCGCCAACGGCTCGCCTATCGGCGATTCAATGCCGTGGCTGATCGCGCTGGGTGCGCATATCGTCTTGCATGGCAGTCGGGGACCACGCAGCATGCCGCTGGAAGATTTTTATCTGGCCTATCAAAAGTCCGCCTTGCAAGCCGATGAGTTCGTTCGAGCAGTGCGAATTCCGCTGCCGCGCAAGGGCGTGGCACTGCGCATCTACAAACTGGCGAAGCGCTTCGATCAGGATATTTCCGCCGTCTGCGCCGCCTTCGCCTGCACGCTGGAAAACGGCAAGGTAGTCGACGCCCGCCTCGCCTACGGCGGCATGGCCGCCACGCCCAAACGCGCAGCGCTGGCCGAAGCCGCGCTGCAAGGAAAACTCTGGAACGAAGAAAACGTCCGCGCCGCCATGGCAGCGATGGCACAGGATTTTGCGCCACTGTCGGACATGCGCGCCTCGGCCGCCTATCGTCTTAAAACCGCGCAGAATCTGCTCTACCGCTACTGGCTGGAAACCCGCGCCGACGCGCCCTTGCCGCCCAGTTCGCTGCGCGCTTTCGCCGTCGCTGCAGATCGCCTGAAGGTCGCGCCATGA
- the uraH gene encoding hydroxyisourate hydrolase produces MGKLSTHVLDITQGKPGVGVAVSLYRVTDSGKTLIKTTLTNQDGRCDAPLLEGEALEVGRYELVFGAGDYFAGQGLQVPSPRFVDQVVIAFGIADAKQNYHVPLVVSPWAYSTYRGS; encoded by the coding sequence ATGGGAAAACTGAGTACGCATGTCTTGGATATCACCCAGGGCAAACCCGGCGTGGGCGTCGCCGTAAGCTTGTATCGGGTGACGGACAGCGGCAAAACGCTGATCAAAACGACGCTTACCAATCAGGACGGGCGCTGCGACGCGCCGCTGCTAGAGGGCGAGGCATTGGAGGTCGGGCGCTACGAACTGGTGTTTGGCGCGGGCGATTATTTTGCCGGACAGGGATTGCAGGTGCCGTCGCCGCGTTTTGTGGATCAGGTGGTGATTGCTTTTGGCATCGCTGATGCTAAGCAGAATTACCATGTGCCGCTGGTGGTATCGCCGTGGGCGTATTCGACTTATCGGGGGAGTTGA
- a CDS encoding allantoate amidohydrolase translates to MSSLEQLNRCDTAAFVDTLQGIYEHSPWIPQRAAALRPFRNLTALKLALQDIVVAATREEQLGLVRAHPELAGKAALAGTLTEESTGEQAKAGLHLCSPEEFARLQQLNADYHARFGFPFIVAVKGPTGNGLTRQEIISRFARRLKNLPEDELAEALRQIGRIAEIRLNSLFDVTPALGNTIMEWAEEIGQWSDDEQGLTCTFMSAAHRRTADRLRQWMRDAGMQAHIDAVGNVVGRYLSHDPHAKTLLTGSHYDTVRNGGKYDGREGILLPIAVVRHLHERGETLPFHLEVIAFSEEEGVRFKSTFLGSNAVSGHFDPAVLDLCDRDGVSMREALTAAGHDVAAIPAIARDPASLLGYVEVHIEQGPVLLQRGLPAGIVTSIAGASRYLVELRGVASHSGTTPMSMRKDAAAAAAEILLYVEQRCAENQEDSLVGTVGQLQVPNGSTNVIPGACVFSLDIRAARDEVRDAAVADVLQRLEQICERRRIESTVEKTVCAAAAPCAPWLMQQLSAATERAGVPPFALASGAGHDAMAIAAISDVAMLFTRCGNGGISHNPLETMTADDAEVSAQILLDFLRHFSTASSAS, encoded by the coding sequence ATGAGCTCCCTGGAACAACTGAACCGCTGCGACACCGCCGCTTTCGTCGATACCTTGCAAGGCATCTATGAGCATTCGCCCTGGATTCCGCAACGCGCCGCTGCGCTGCGGCCGTTCCGCAACCTGACCGCGCTGAAACTGGCTTTGCAAGACATTGTCGTCGCCGCCACCCGGGAAGAACAACTGGGTTTAGTCCGCGCCCACCCGGAACTGGCCGGCAAAGCCGCCCTCGCCGGCACACTCACCGAAGAATCCACCGGCGAACAAGCCAAAGCTGGCCTGCATCTGTGCAGCCCGGAAGAATTCGCCCGTTTGCAACAACTGAATGCGGATTACCACGCCCGCTTCGGCTTTCCCTTCATCGTCGCCGTCAAAGGCCCCACCGGCAACGGCCTGACGCGGCAGGAAATCATCAGCCGCTTTGCGCGTCGCCTGAAAAATCTGCCGGAAGACGAACTCGCCGAAGCGCTGCGTCAGATCGGCCGCATTGCTGAAATCCGCCTCAATAGCCTGTTCGATGTCACACCCGCACTAGGCAACACCATCATGGAATGGGCCGAAGAAATCGGCCAGTGGAGCGACGATGAGCAAGGTCTGACCTGCACCTTCATGAGCGCAGCCCACCGCCGCACCGCAGACAGGCTGCGGCAATGGATGCGTGACGCCGGTATGCAAGCGCATATCGATGCGGTCGGCAATGTAGTCGGCCGCTACCTGTCGCACGATCCGCACGCCAAAACCCTGCTCACCGGCTCGCATTACGACACGGTGCGCAATGGCGGCAAATACGATGGCCGCGAAGGCATCCTGCTGCCGATCGCCGTGGTGCGGCATTTGCATGAACGCGGCGAAACCCTGCCCTTTCATCTGGAAGTCATCGCTTTTTCGGAGGAAGAAGGGGTGCGCTTCAAAAGCACCTTCCTCGGCAGCAATGCCGTCAGCGGCCATTTCGACCCTGCGGTACTCGATCTCTGCGACCGCGACGGTGTCAGCATGCGCGAGGCGCTGACCGCCGCCGGTCACGATGTCGCCGCCATCCCCGCCATTGCCCGCGATCCGGCCAGCCTGCTCGGCTATGTCGAAGTGCATATCGAACAGGGGCCGGTGCTGCTGCAACGCGGCTTACCGGCAGGTATCGTCACCTCGATTGCCGGGGCATCGCGCTATCTGGTTGAACTGCGCGGCGTGGCCAGTCACTCCGGCACTACGCCGATGTCCATGCGCAAGGACGCTGCCGCCGCGGCGGCGGAAATACTGCTCTACGTCGAACAGCGCTGCGCTGAAAACCAGGAAGATTCACTGGTTGGCACCGTCGGCCAGTTGCAGGTGCCGAACGGTTCGACCAATGTGATTCCGGGCGCCTGCGTCTTTTCACTCGATATCCGCGCCGCGCGCGATGAAGTGCGCGATGCGGCCGTTGCCGATGTTTTGCAAAGACTGGAACAAATCTGCGAGCGCCGCCGTATCGAATCCACCGTCGAAAAAACCGTCTGCGCCGCCGCCGCCCCTTGCGCGCCGTGGCTGATGCAGCAACTCTCGGCGGCGACCGAACGCGCCGGTGTGCCACCGTTCGCACTCGCTTCCGGCGCCGGTCACGACGCCATGGCGATTGCCGCCATCAGCGACGTCGCCATGCTATTTACCCGCTGCGGCAATGGCGGCATCAGTCACAATCCGCTGGAAACCATGACTGCCGACGACGCCGAAGTGTCGGCGCAGATCCTGCTCGATTTCCTGCGTCATTTCAGCACTGCCTCCTCGGCGTCATGA
- the xdhB gene encoding xanthine dehydrogenase molybdopterin binding subunit, translating to MSLPTTSLPNALSPSSETAWAETGKAHPHESAILHVTGEAIYTDDIAELHGTLHAALGLSQKAHARLRSVNLDKVRAAPGVIAVLSAADIPGVNDCGPIVHDDPILAEELVQYVGQPIFLVVAHSHDAARRAARLAVIDYEELPAVLTPRAAHAAQSYVVPPMRLQRGDPDAAFATAPHRRQGQFDVGGQEQFYLEGQISYAIPKEGGALHVHCSTQHPSEMQHLVAHMLGLSSHHVLVECRRMGGGFGGKESQSALWACCAALAAARLRRPVKLRADRDDDMMVTGKRHCFAYDYDVAYDESGRILAARVQMIARAGYSADLSAPVATRAVCHFDNAYYLSDVDIRAVCGKTNTQSNTAFRGFGGPQGAIAIEYILDEIARDLGRDALAVRRANFYGDSDGEDRNVTHYGQKVEDNVIVALVDELETSSNYQQRREEIRQFNAGSPILKKGLALTPVKFGISFNVPHLNQAGALVHVYADGSVLVNHGGTEMGQGLNTKVAQVVAQALGVALEQVRCTATDTSKVANTSATAASTGTDLNGKAAQNAALRIRERLAEIAAKKFDCAPAEVIFADGIVSAAGASMPFPELVMQAYLARTQLWSDGFYSTPRVHWDPKTMTGHPFYYFAYGAAVAEVVIDTLTGESKVLRADVLYDAGESINPAIDIGQIEGGFIQGMGWLTTEELWWNPEGKLMTHAPSTYKIPAISDCPADFRVALFKNSNVQDSIHRSKAVGEPPLLLPFAVFLALRDAIAAVGNNRIHPPLRAPATCEAILDAVDAVRAALA from the coding sequence ATGAGTCTCCCCACAACATCCCTCCCGAACGCCCTTTCCCCCAGCTCCGAAACAGCATGGGCTGAAACCGGCAAAGCGCACCCGCATGAATCGGCCATCCTGCACGTCACCGGCGAAGCGATCTACACCGACGACATCGCCGAACTGCACGGCACCCTGCATGCCGCGCTGGGCCTGTCGCAAAAGGCGCATGCCCGTCTGCGCTCGGTCAATCTCGACAAGGTCAGGGCCGCGCCCGGCGTGATCGCCGTCCTGAGCGCCGCCGATATTCCCGGCGTCAACGATTGCGGCCCCATCGTGCATGACGATCCCATCCTGGCCGAGGAACTGGTGCAATACGTCGGCCAGCCGATTTTTCTGGTGGTGGCGCACAGCCATGACGCGGCACGCCGCGCTGCGCGTCTGGCCGTGATCGACTATGAAGAATTACCGGCAGTACTCACCCCGCGCGCCGCGCATGCCGCGCAATCGTATGTAGTGCCGCCGATGCGTCTGCAACGCGGTGATCCCGATGCCGCTTTCGCCACTGCCCCACACCGGCGGCAGGGGCAGTTCGATGTCGGCGGGCAGGAACAGTTTTATCTGGAAGGACAGATTTCTTACGCCATCCCCAAGGAAGGCGGTGCGCTGCATGTGCATTGCTCGACGCAGCACCCGAGCGAAATGCAGCATCTGGTGGCGCACATGCTGGGCTTGTCTTCGCACCATGTGCTGGTGGAATGCCGACGCATGGGCGGCGGCTTCGGCGGCAAGGAATCGCAATCGGCCTTGTGGGCCTGCTGCGCGGCGCTGGCAGCGGCGCGCTTGCGTCGTCCGGTAAAACTGCGCGCCGATCGCGACGACGACATGATGGTGACCGGCAAACGCCATTGCTTCGCCTACGACTACGACGTGGCTTACGACGAGAGCGGCCGCATCCTCGCAGCGCGGGTGCAAATGATTGCGCGTGCCGGTTACTCGGCCGATCTATCGGCGCCGGTAGCGACCCGCGCCGTCTGCCATTTCGACAATGCCTACTATTTGTCGGATGTCGATATCCGCGCCGTGTGCGGCAAAACCAATACCCAGTCGAACACCGCCTTCCGCGGTTTCGGCGGCCCGCAGGGGGCCATCGCCATCGAATACATCCTCGATGAAATCGCCCGCGACCTTGGTCGGGATGCGCTGGCCGTGCGACGCGCCAATTTTTATGGCGACAGCGATGGCGAAGATCGCAACGTCACCCACTACGGCCAGAAAGTTGAGGACAATGTGATCGTCGCGCTGGTCGATGAACTGGAAACCAGCAGCAATTATCAACAGCGCCGCGAGGAAATACGGCAATTCAACGCCGGTAGTCCGATATTGAAAAAAGGTCTGGCGCTAACGCCGGTGAAGTTCGGTATTTCCTTCAACGTGCCGCATCTGAATCAGGCGGGCGCGCTGGTACATGTGTATGCCGATGGCTCGGTGCTGGTCAATCATGGCGGCACCGAAATGGGTCAGGGGCTCAACACCAAAGTCGCGCAAGTCGTGGCGCAGGCGCTGGGCGTCGCGCTGGAGCAAGTGCGCTGTACCGCTACCGATACCAGCAAGGTCGCCAATACCTCGGCCACAGCCGCTTCCACCGGTACCGATCTGAACGGCAAAGCGGCGCAGAATGCGGCCTTGCGCATACGTGAGCGGCTGGCAGAAATCGCAGCGAAAAAGTTTGACTGCGCACCGGCGGAGGTGATTTTTGCCGACGGCATCGTGAGCGCTGCGGGGGCGTCGATGCCATTTCCAGAATTGGTAATGCAAGCCTATCTGGCCCGCACCCAGCTCTGGTCGGACGGTTTTTACTCCACGCCCCGGGTGCACTGGGACCCCAAGACCATGACCGGTCACCCTTTCTATTACTTCGCTTACGGCGCGGCGGTCGCGGAAGTGGTGATCGATACGCTCACCGGCGAATCCAAAGTGCTGCGCGCCGACGTGCTGTACGACGCCGGCGAATCGATCAATCCGGCCATCGATATCGGCCAGATTGAAGGCGGCTTCATTCAGGGCATGGGCTGGCTGACTACCGAAGAACTGTGGTGGAACCCGGAAGGCAAGCTGATGACGCATGCGCCATCGACCTACAAGATCCCGGCGATCTCGGATTGCCCGGCCGATTTCCGCGTCGCGCTGTTCAAGAACAGCAATGTGCAGGACAGCATCCATCGTTCCAAGGCCGTGGGCGAACCGCCGCTGCTGCTGCCGTTTGCAGTTTTTCTGGCGCTGCGCGACGCGATTGCCGCTGTCGGCAACAACCGCATTCATCCACCGCTGCGCGCACCGGCTACCTGCGAAGCGATACTCGACGCGGTAGATGCTGTGCGCGCCGCGCTGGCCTGA
- a CDS encoding 8-oxoguanine deaminase, which yields MSTTLLIKNARVLVTMDAQRREIADGAVFIRDHVIEQVGPSNTLPDSADEVIDATGHIVLPGLINTHHHMYQSLTRVIPAAQNGELFNWLNNLYPIWANLTPEMIRISTKTAMAELMLSGCTTSSDHLYIYPNGCRLDDSIEAAQEIGMRFHAARGSMSVGQSKGGLPPDRVVEEEKAILRDTQRLIETWHDDRRHAMLRIVVAPCSPFSVSRDLMREAAILARSYGVSLHTHLAENINDIAYSREKFNMTPAQYAQDCGWVGHDVWHAHCVQLDDDGIRLFAATGTGVAHCPCSNMRLGSGIAPVRKMLDMGVAVGLGVDGSASNDAGHMLGEVRQAMLLQRVGFGPDAMTARQALEIATLGGAKILNRDDIGALAPGMSADLAIFSLDGIGFAGALHDPVAALVFCTPPNVAYSIINGRIVVRDGHCTTLDTGILCERHNTLAHTLAEAAH from the coding sequence ATGAGCACCACCCTGCTCATCAAAAACGCCCGCGTGCTGGTCACCATGGATGCGCAACGGCGGGAGATCGCCGATGGCGCTGTCTTTATCCGCGACCATGTGATCGAACAGGTCGGCCCCAGCAATACCCTGCCGGACAGCGCCGACGAAGTGATCGACGCCACCGGTCACATCGTGCTGCCCGGTCTGATCAACACTCACCATCACATGTATCAAAGCCTGACGCGGGTCATTCCTGCGGCGCAAAACGGCGAACTGTTCAACTGGCTCAACAATCTTTATCCGATCTGGGCCAATCTGACGCCGGAGATGATCCGCATCTCCACGAAAACAGCGATGGCGGAACTGATGCTGTCCGGCTGCACCACCAGCAGCGACCATCTGTACATTTATCCGAACGGCTGCCGCCTCGACGACAGCATCGAAGCAGCGCAGGAAATCGGCATGCGTTTCCATGCCGCGCGCGGGTCGATGAGCGTCGGCCAGTCCAAAGGCGGCTTGCCGCCCGACCGCGTGGTCGAAGAAGAGAAAGCGATCCTGCGCGATACCCAGCGGCTGATCGAAACCTGGCACGATGACCGTCGCCACGCCATGCTGCGCATCGTCGTCGCGCCCTGTTCGCCGTTTTCGGTATCGCGTGACCTGATGCGCGAAGCGGCCATTCTGGCGCGCAGCTACGGCGTGTCGCTGCATACGCATCTGGCGGAAAACATCAACGACATTGCCTATAGCCGCGAGAAATTCAACATGACCCCGGCGCAATATGCGCAAGACTGCGGCTGGGTCGGCCACGATGTCTGGCACGCCCACTGCGTGCAGCTCGACGACGACGGCATCCGGCTGTTTGCCGCGACCGGCACCGGGGTGGCGCACTGTCCCTGCTCCAATATGAGACTCGGCTCCGGCATCGCGCCTGTCCGCAAGATGCTCGATATGGGTGTGGCGGTGGGTCTCGGGGTCGATGGCAGCGCCTCGAACGATGCCGGTCATATGCTGGGCGAAGTGCGGCAGGCGATGCTGCTGCAGCGAGTCGGTTTCGGGCCGGACGCGATGACTGCGCGGCAGGCGCTGGAAATCGCCACGCTGGGCGGTGCGAAAATACTGAATCGCGACGATATCGGCGCGCTGGCTCCGGGCATGTCAGCCGATCTGGCGATCTTCAGTCTGGACGGCATCGGTTTCGCCGGGGCCTTGCACGACCCGGTTGCCGCGCTGGTTTTTTGCACCCCGCCCAACGTGGCCTACAGCATCATCAACGGCCGGATAGTGGTGCGCGACGGTCACTGCACCACGCTCGATACCGGCATCTTGTGCGAACGCCACAATACGTTGGCGCATACGCTGGCGGAAGCGGCGCATTAG
- the guaD gene encoding guanine deaminase has protein sequence MNDTPPTLQAYRASVLHFVNDPAFDEQAVRWHADGLLLVQNGKILDAGDYARLLPTLPVGTAIEDWRGKLLMPGFIDTHVHYPQTDIIGSPAPGLLPWLNTYTFPAERRFDNSAHASEVADFFLRELLRNGTTTAAVYCTVHPQSVDAFFQRSDALNLRMVAGKCLMDRHAPDFLLDTAESGVRESEELIQRWHNKGRQHYAITVRFAPTSSMAQLKLAGELAAQYPDTYIQTHVAENTDEVKWVRDLFPDSRSYLDVYDQVGLMRSRALFAHCIWLDDADRARMAATQSVAAVCPTSNLFLGSGLFDFEAADRMHMPVSLATDVGGGTSFSMLQTMNALYKVGRMGGTHLPALRMFYMATLGGARALQLEGTIGNFVAGCDADFIVVDLQSTPLLARRSATTGTLEEQLFALAILADDRAIAHTYSAGVCVHSRTA, from the coding sequence ATGAACGATACCCCTCCCACCCTGCAAGCCTACCGCGCCAGTGTGCTGCATTTTGTCAACGATCCTGCTTTCGACGAGCAGGCCGTGCGATGGCATGCCGATGGCTTGCTGCTCGTTCAGAACGGAAAAATTCTGGACGCCGGCGATTACGCTCGTCTGCTGCCCACGCTGCCGGTCGGCACAGCGATTGAGGACTGGCGCGGCAAACTGCTCATGCCCGGCTTCATCGATACCCATGTGCATTATCCGCAAACCGACATCATCGGCTCGCCGGCACCGGGCTTGCTGCCGTGGCTCAACACCTATACGTTTCCGGCGGAACGGCGTTTTGACAACAGCGCCCATGCAAGCGAAGTCGCTGACTTTTTCCTGCGCGAACTGCTGCGTAACGGCACCACCACCGCAGCCGTGTATTGCACCGTGCATCCGCAATCGGTAGACGCGTTTTTCCAGCGCAGCGATGCGCTCAATCTGCGCATGGTGGCGGGGAAATGTCTGATGGACAGGCATGCGCCGGACTTCCTGCTCGATACCGCCGAGAGCGGCGTGCGCGAAAGCGAGGAACTGATCCAGCGCTGGCATAACAAGGGACGTCAGCATTACGCCATTACCGTCCGCTTCGCGCCGACGTCGAGCATGGCGCAACTGAAGCTGGCGGGGGAACTGGCGGCGCAGTATCCCGATACCTATATTCAAACCCATGTCGCTGAAAATACCGATGAGGTGAAGTGGGTCAGGGACTTATTTCCAGACAGCCGCAGTTATCTGGATGTCTACGATCAGGTCGGGCTGATGCGGTCGCGGGCCTTGTTTGCCCACTGCATCTGGCTCGACGATGCCGACCGCGCCCGTATGGCGGCCACGCAATCGGTGGCCGCCGTCTGCCCGACGTCCAATCTGTTCCTCGGTAGCGGATTGTTCGATTTTGAAGCGGCCGACAGAATGCACATGCCGGTCTCTCTGGCGACCGATGTGGGCGGCGGCACCAGTTTTTCTATGCTGCAAACCATGAATGCGCTCTACAAGGTAGGGCGCATGGGCGGCACCCATCTACCCGCGCTGCGCATGTTTTACATGGCAACGCTGGGCGGCGCACGCGCCTTGCAGCTCGAAGGAACGATAGGCAATTTTGTAGCCGGCTGCGATGCCGACTTCATCGTTGTCGACCTGCAATCGACTCCGCTGCTGGCGCGCCGCAGCGCCACTACCGGCACGCTGGAAGAGCAATTGTTCGCGCTGGCTATTCTGGCCGATGATAGGGCAATTGCGCATACCTACTCAGCCGGCGTATGCGTGCATAGCCGTACGGCGTGA